In Pseudomonas sp. FP1742, the DNA window CGCTGATGGTGATGAAGCACGTCAACTTCGACTTCAACATGCTGTTCTCCGAGGCGATCAAGGTTCACCCTAAAGGTGAAGCGATCATGAGCCCGGGCGGCCTGGTGAAAGATCCGGTTTCGGCGTTCTCCCTCGGTCTGGCGCTGATGTTCGGTACCGCTGGCCTGCCGCACATTCTGATGCGCTTCTTCACCGTGAGTGATGCGAAAGAAGCGCGTAAAAGCGTGCTGTATGCCACTGGTTTCATCGGCTATTTCTATATCCTGACGTTCATCATCGGCTTCGGCGCGATCTTGCTGGTCAGCACTAACCCTGCCTTTAAAGATGCGGCTGGCGCGCTGTTGGGTGGTAACAACATGGCGGCGGTGCATTTGGCCAACGCGGTGGGTGGCAGTATTTTCCTGGGCTTCATCTCGGCGGTGGCGTTCGCAACCATCCTCGCGGTGGTGGCTGGCCTGACGCTGGCCGGTGCCTCGGCGGTGTCTCATGACCTGTATGCCAGCGTGATCAAGAAGGGCAAGGCCAACGACAAGGACGAAATCCGCGTCTCGAAAATCACCACCGTCGCCCTGGCAGTGCTGGCGATCGGCCTGGGCATTCTGTTCGAGAAGCAGAACATTGCGTTCATGGTGGGCCTGGCGTTCTCCATTGCGGCGAGCTGCAACTTCCCGGTACTGCTGCTTTCCATGTACTGGAAGAAACTGACGACTCGCGGTGCGATGATCGGCGGTTGGTTGGGGCTGGTCAGTGCTGTTGGCTTGATGGTGCTGGGGCCAACCATCTGGGTGCAGATCATGGGTCACGAGAAGGCGATCTTCCCGTACGAATACCCGGCGCTGTTCTCCATGGCCATTGCCTTTGTCGGGATCTGGTTCTTCTCGGTCACCGACAAGTCGGCTGAGGGTGTAAACGAGCGGGCGCTGTTCTTCCCGCAGTTTGTGCGTTCGCAGACAGGGTTGGGGGCGAGTGGGGCGGTTTCGCACTAAGGCTTCTTATATATAAGCTGCATTGACACGAATGCCCCGGTCGAGAGATCGGGGCATTTTTATTGGGCTTTTATGGGCGGTTATCGCACTTTGTAGGAACGAGGCTTGCCCGCGAAGGCTATATGCCGGGCGGCTTGTTTTTTGATGGTGTACATATCCATTGCTGCGGTAACGGCCACTTAGGGTTCCGCTCTTACAGCGGGTCACTTTGGAAAAGCCCCAAAGTAACCAAAGGGCTCTTGCCCCTTGCGTTCGGTGCCTCGCCTGGGCTCGGCATGCCCTCGCTCCGGTCCTGCTCCGTGGGCCCGCCGCCATCGGCCATCCATGGCCGGGGGGGGGCGGCTAACCCGGCATCCATGCCGGGTTGCCCACTGCGCAGAATCTCCACTCGGCCTCTCGAGGGGGCGGATACCGCAAAAGCCAAAGCGAGGCGGCCTACCGGCCGGCCTGGTTGGGCGTGGGTACGTATTTGCTCCTTTTCCGGAGCCCGATCAGCACAAACAAAAACGGCCTCTATCTACATAGAGGCCGTTCTCGGTGCAACTTAAGACGTTATCGCAAGACAGGTCTTATTTGCGGTCTTCAAGCCGGGTGATGTCACGCGACTCGTAGCCAGTGTACAGCTGGCGCGGACGGCCGATCTTGTACGGGCTGGAGAGCATTTCTTTCCAGTGGGAGATCCAGCCGACGGTCCGCGCCAGGGCGAAGATCACGGTGAACATGCTGGTTGGAATGCCGATCGCCTTGAGGATGATCCCCGAGTAGAAGTCGACGTTCGGGTACAACGAGCGCTCGATGAAGTACGGATCAGTCAGGGCGATCTCTTCCAGGCGCATCGCCAGTTCGAGTTGCGGATCGTTGGTAATACCCAGTTCTTTCAGTACTTCGTCGCAGGTCTGCTTCATGACGGTGGCGCGTGGGTCGCGGTTTTTGTAAACCCGGTGACCGAAGCCCATCAGTTTGAACGGATCGTTCTTGTCCTTGGCCTTGGCGATGTACTTGTCGATGTTCGAGACATCGCCAATTTCATCGAGCATGGTCAGTACGGCTTCGTTCGCACCGCCGTGGGCAGGGCCCCACAGTGCGGCGATACCGGCGGCGATACAGGCGAACGGGTTGGCACCCGACGAGCCGGCCAGACGTACGGTAGAGGTCGATGCGTTCTGCTCGTGGTCGGCATGGAGGATGAAGATCCGGTCCATGGCCTTGGCGAGTACCGGGCTGATCGGTTTGATCTCGCACGGGGTGTTGAACATCATGTGCAGGAAGTTTTCCGCGTACGACAGGTCGTTGCGCGGGTACATCATGGGCTGGCCCATGGAGTACTTGTAAACCATTGCGGCCAGGGTCGGCATCTTGGCAACCAGGCGGATCGCGGAGATTTCGCGATGCTGCGGGTTATTG includes these proteins:
- the gltA gene encoding citrate synthase: MADKKAQLIIEGAAPVELPILTGTVGPDVIDVRGLTATGRFTFDPGFMSTASCESKITYIDGDNGILLHRGYPIEQLAEKSDYLETCYLLLNGELPTAEQKAQFVGTVKNHTMVHEQLKTFFNGFRRDAHPMAVMCGVVGALSAFYHDSLDINNPQHREISAIRLVAKMPTLAAMVYKYSMGQPMMYPRNDLSYAENFLHMMFNTPCEIKPISPVLAKAMDRIFILHADHEQNASTSTVRLAGSSGANPFACIAAGIAALWGPAHGGANEAVLTMLDEIGDVSNIDKYIAKAKDKNDPFKLMGFGHRVYKNRDPRATVMKQTCDEVLKELGITNDPQLELAMRLEEIALTDPYFIERSLYPNVDFYSGIILKAIGIPTSMFTVIFALARTVGWISHWKEMLSSPYKIGRPRQLYTGYESRDITRLEDRK
- a CDS encoding cation acetate symporter is translated as MIRRLMALLSIAAFAPGAWAAEALTGAVQKQPLNVSAIMMFVVFVGATLCITYWASKRNKSAADYYAAGGKITGFQNGLAIAGDYMSAASFLGISALVFTSGYDGLIYSIGFLVGWPIILFLIAERLRNLGKYTFADVASYRLGQTQIRSLSACGSLVVVAFYLIAQMVGAGKLIQLLFGLDYYVAVILVGILMCLYVLFGGMLATTWVQIIKAVLLLSGASFMALMVMKHVNFDFNMLFSEAIKVHPKGEAIMSPGGLVKDPVSAFSLGLALMFGTAGLPHILMRFFTVSDAKEARKSVLYATGFIGYFYILTFIIGFGAILLVSTNPAFKDAAGALLGGNNMAAVHLANAVGGSIFLGFISAVAFATILAVVAGLTLAGASAVSHDLYASVIKKGKANDKDEIRVSKITTVALAVLAIGLGILFEKQNIAFMVGLAFSIAASCNFPVLLLSMYWKKLTTRGAMIGGWLGLVSAVGLMVLGPTIWVQIMGHEKAIFPYEYPALFSMAIAFVGIWFFSVTDKSAEGVNERALFFPQFVRSQTGLGASGAVSH